In one Epinephelus moara isolate mb chromosome 6, YSFRI_EMoa_1.0, whole genome shotgun sequence genomic region, the following are encoded:
- the si:dkey-82o10.4 gene encoding m-AAA protease-interacting protein 1, mitochondrial, with protein sequence MQRISSLAACRELGGLAAASPGVCAWKKGMTCSKQPAAHQQLAGMSVRPFTGVPGAQSRGLCRRRFVFVGQKHRLFSSQPGADGPPGSSGGQPGVSVVGVPDPITWIRCKVIIYLINLYFEIDMSSAEFERGVKQALIHVSNMMSSGRYHKLVGIVSNEMIDYVKTRCKSLTDAQRQHLAVTMDDIIFMLPEDVSVVFDRYGRKYCFIVMRFWFLSTYEGPDDPEGTKIFKVASSEDGNPEKKIVTAVYEFHRELTRGASPDWTVTTVWHWHWKQAE encoded by the exons ATGCAGCGGATCAGCAGCCTCGCTGCATGCCGGGAGCTCGGCGGCCTCGCAGCAGCTTCACCCGGGGTCTGCGCCTGGAAGAAGGGCATGACCTGCAGCAAGCAGCCGGCCGCGCACCAGCAATTGGCGGGGATGAGTGTGCGTCCTTTTACCGGGGTGCCCGGAGCACAGAGCCGGGGACTGTGCCGGCGGAGGTTCGTGTTCGTAGGTCAGAAACACAGACTGTTCAGCTCTCAGCCTGGAGCCGACGGGCCGCCGGGGAGCTCCGGTGGTCAACCCGGTGTCTCTGTAGTCGGCGTCCCGGACCCGATCACATGGATCCGGTGCAAAGTCATCATCTATCTCATCAATCTGTACTTTGAGATAGACATGAGCTCAGCGGAGTTTGAGAGAGGAGTGAAGCAG GCTTTGATCCACGTCTCCAACATGATGTCCAGTGGCAGATACCACAAGCTAGTGGGGATTGTGTCCAATGAG ATGATAGATTATGTGAAGACGAGGTGCAAGTCTCTCACTGATGCTCAGAGACAACATCTAGCTGTCACAATGGATGACATCATATTCATGCTGCCGGAAGACGTGTCGGTCGTCTTTGATAGATACG GTAGAAAGTACTGCTTCATCGTCATGAGGTTTTGGTTCCTGTCAACATATGAAGGCCCTGATGACCCCGAGGGCACGAAGATCTTCAAAGTGGCCTCGAGTGAAGATGGCAACCCAGAGAAGAAAATAGTGACAGCAGTCTATGA ATTTCACCGAGAGCTGACGAGAGGAGCCTCTCCCGACTGGACGGTCACGACTGTTTGGCACTGGCATTGGAAACAGGCCGAGTGA